AGAAAACACAGTTTTCAATTAAGCAATTTTCTGACTTTAAGACATTTGACTTTACAACTTTAAGAATACAACAATGAGCGTAATACAAGATTTTTTACGATACAACCGCCAAATGATATTACCCGAAATTGGTGATTCGGGACAAGATAAACTAAAGAAATCCAAAGTTCTAGTCATTGGCGCTGGTGGTTTGGGCTGCCCAATTTTACAATATATTGCTACGGCTGGAGTAGGAACAATTGGGATAATTGATTTTGATAAAATCGAAATTCATAATCTGCACCGTCAGATTTTATATACTGAAGACCAAGTTGGATTATCAAAAGCCAATACAGCCAAAGCAACTGTTGAAAAACTAAATCCTCTAATTACTGTTTTAGCTTTTGAAGAAAAATTAACTATTGATAATGCTTCGAAAATTATAGCTGATTTTGATATTGTAGTAGATGGCTCAGATAATTTTACAACTCGCTATTTAGTAAATGACACTTGTGTGGCTTTAGACAAAATTTTGGTTTATGGTAGCATATTAGGTTTTGAAGGTCAGTTGGCTGTTTTTAATCATCAGGGAAGTAAAAATTTACGTGATTTATTTCCAGAACCACCTAATCCTGATGATGTCCCTAATTGTAGTTTTAATGGCGTTTTAGGTACTTTACCAGGTATGATTGGCACAATGATGGCACATGAAACTTTGAAGTTAATTATTGGGCTACCGAGTTTGAGGAATGAATTAATCCTATTTAAAACAACTGAATGGGGGTTTCTTAAGTTAGCTTTTTAATATTTCCATAAAAGTTGCTCTTTCAATTTCGACACAGCCCAAACTTTCGAGATGTTCATTGTATACTTGACAATCTAACAATTGATAATTCTCTATTTTTAATTGATTAACTAAACTAATAAAGGCAACTTTTGAAGCATTTGAAACCAGTGAAAACATACTTTCTCCACAAAAAACATGTCCCAAATCTATACCATACAATCCGCCAACTAATTGGCCATTTTGCCAAACTTCAACAGATTTTGCAATTCCTAATTCATTGAGTTTGCAATAGGCTTCGATCATTTCATTGGTAATCCAAGTTCCAGTCTGTCCGTCGCGTTTTACTTGTTGGCAATTGGAGATAACATCCCTGAAATTTTGATTGAAAGTCACTTTGAAGATATTCCGATTAAGAATATTTCGCATGCTTTTGGAAACAATCAAACCGTCAAGAAACAATACCATTCTGGGATTTGGAGACCACCAAATAATGGGTTCTCCTTCGTTGAACCAAGGAAAAATTCCGCTATTGTACGCGAGCTGCAAGCGCTCTGGAGATAAATCACCGCCAATTGCCAAAATCCCATCGCGATTGGCGTGGGTAACTGGAGGAAAAAATAAATCTGATGATAAGTAATACATTTTCAATGGAAATTTCAAAAAACAAAAAAGTCAGAAATTCAAGTAAACTCAAACTTCTGACTTCTAACTTTTAATTTCTTTATGTCTTAGAATGGCAAATCGTCTGCTTCTTCTTCGTTTAAGTTAGTTGCTGGTGCAAAAGTTGCTGCAGCTGGCATTGGAGGTGCTTGTTGAGTTGGTGCATCAGCAGCTACTCTTTCGATTCTCCAACCTTGAATACTATTAAAATATCTTGTTTCACCTTGTGGGTTAATCCATTCTCTTCCTCTTAAATTGATAGAAACTTTTACCGCTTCACCAATATTATAATTGCTTAACAAATCACATTTATCTTGAGTGAATTCAATTAAAATATGTTGTGGATATTGCTCATCAGTAGTAACAACTAATTCTCTTTTTTTGAATGCCGCACTTACTTGTTGCTCTGGATTAACAACTTTAATTTTTCCTAATACTTCCATCTTCTTTTTGTTTTATTATTGTTACTTTGATTTTATTTTTTTAGCCAAAAGCACTTTCCACGCCGAAACTACATCATTATCTAAAAGATACTTTTTAGCCTCTAGATGCTGTTTTTCAAGGTCATCGGAGCTCAAAACTGCCTTTACAGCAAAATTTTGCTTTACAAATATACTAACTTCTTCAGTAGTAGGCAAGGCTTCTATGTTACCTAACATCCCTAAATCGTTTCCATCGAAAACAGAACTGTTTTTGACAAAATCTGGAATAACATCTACTCCAACTCCTAATGTTGTAAGTGGTTTTGGTACTTCAAACAATCCTTGATTTGATCTGGAATACCAATTGGCTCCCAATCTGGAAACCAAATCAATTTTATGTTGATCGATAGTTCCATTTTCGTTTAGAACCGCATCATCTATATGTATATGAACCACTTCACAAAGAATTAGATTTCCTGCTCCTCCTTCGGAGCCAAGTGGAATTATCTGAGTCACTTTACATTCAAACTGTACTGGTGATTCTTTTACTCTAAAGGGTTTTACAACAACAGATGGTACTGGCGTTAATCCTGATTTTAAAAACTCATCAACTCCTTCTGCATATTCTGTACTAGCCAAAGAAGTTTGTTGCACCATGTCATAATTCACTACATTAATTACGACTTCTCCTGTTGCTTCGGCATTAATTAAGGTATGCTTAATGGTATTATCCCTCACACGCCTTGCAGGCGAAAAAATAAGTATTGGTGGATTCGCACTGAACACATTGAAAAAACTAAAAGGTGACAAATTTGGAATTCCATTTACTCCAATTGTACTAGCAAAAGCAATAGGTCGTGGACCAACTGAACTTTGTAAATACCCTTGTAGTTTTACAATATCAATACTTTTTGGGTCAATACTAATCATAATTTTTTATTTGGACAAAAATAATAAAATAGCGCTAAGATTATTGTTTATTCTGGAATTATATTATCAAAACCAATGCCCTAGCCCTGATGGTAGTGACATCCTTTTTATGTCTTTTTTTTCTAAAGAGACATAAAAAGATATAACGGACAGCAGGATATAACTTCAAAAAAATCATTTTATCAACACAATCCAAGATGCATTATTTCGTTATATTTATACCACAAATTTACTGTTATGAATTTTTCTGAAAACAGCAATCCAATTCGCTGGATTATTATTTTTATTTCTTTTTTGATAATCACTATTATCCTTTGGAACACCTATACCTTTTTTCAAATTTTTAAAAATGAGGAACGGGTAAAAATGAAACTTTGGGCCATTGCTGAAAAAACATTAATTAATGCCAAAGCCGATACTGAAGTTGATTTACCTCTCCAAATTTTCAACAATAATACTACTATTCCATTAATACTAACAGAGAATGACAGCATAATAAACTCAGTAAATATTGATGAAGAAATTATAAAAGACAAAGTAAAAGCCCATAAATATCTGGATCAATTAAAAAGTGAAAATGAACCTATCACTATTATTTATGCCGCAGGAAAATCACAAGAATTATATTATGGAGATTCTTCTTTGATAGGTAAACTCAAATATTATCCAATCGCTTTATGTTTAATTATTGTACTCTGCGGTATTCTTATCTACAATTTTTATCTGAATCATAAAATTGCTACTCAAAACAAATTATGGGCAGGAATGGCAAAAGAAACAGCTCATCAAATTGGGACTCCTCTTTCCTCATTGATAGGCTGGTTGGAGATTCTAAAACTGGATAATATTGACGAATCCATTACTACGGAAATCGAAAAAGACATTGAACGATTGCAAACTATAACGGATCGATTTTCTAAAATTGGTTCCGAACCCAAATTAGAACTAAAAGACGTTGTCGAAGAAACGAAACAATCCTACAATTATTTAATTTCTCGTTTTTCTAATCAAATAGAATTTTCTTTTAAAGGTCCAACAAAGCCAATAAATATCTTGCTAAATCCTATTTTACATAGTTGGACGATAGAAAACCTAGTCAAAAACGCCATCGATGCTATGAAAGGTAGAGGAAAATTATCTATGGTAATTGAAGAAGATAACCGTCATATAAAAATAAACGTAACCGATACTGGCAACGGTATTCCTAAGAAAGAGTATCAACGAATTTTTGAAACTGGTTTTACCACAAAAAAAAGAGGTTGGGGATTAGGACTTTCTTTAACTCGGAGAATTGTTGAGGAATACCACAAAGGCTCAGTCAAAGTACTTCACTCTGAAATTGGAAAAGGAACTACGATGCAAATTGTATTTTTAAAAAGCTGATTCATTACATTTTACCTTATTCTTTTTTAGTACTTTTACTACTTAACCTTAAAACAACAACTTATGGGAATATTGTATTTTCTTTTGATTGGTGCCATTTCCGGATGGTTAGCTGGACAACTTTGGAAAGGGAGCGGCTTTGGTTTATTTGGTAATATTATCATAGGGATAATTGGTGGTTTTTTTGGAGGTTGGCTAACTGGCAAATTCGGTATAGGTGGCGGAACTTTACTTTGGCAAATTATTATTTCGGCTGTTGGCGCTTGGATTTTGTTGTTTATTATTAGCCTACTAAAAAAATAAAACTTTTGAAATAAAACAAAAAGGGATTTCAAACAATTTGAAATCCCTTTTTGTTTTATAAAAATCCATTATTGACTCTTAACGCAATGGAATGCCAAACCATGTTATCTTTGTAAACATCCCTTTTCGAGCTGTTTTACTTTTACTCAAATAATCATTAACAAACTTCTCTTGTTCATCTATTTGTTTTAGAACATCGATTATTGACTTTTTTAATGACTTTACATTTTCTACATTATTATCATTAAACTTCCCAATCTTATAAATACGATTTTGACAATCTAGTATTTTTTGTTTAGGACTTATAATCATTTCTTTAATTGCTTCATCTGATAAAAGTGGTTTGAATTTATTATTTCTATACATTATAAAATCATTAAACTGTGCTATCGCTTGATTATAATCATCACTTATAGACTGCATTTTTGCCATTGCACTATTATTTTGTAAAGCATCCACCTCACTCTTTTTGAACTGAATCATCTCTTGAATCAAAGTGTTTTTTACACCATTATTCTGAATTCGAATCAAAGCTGTCCTCGCTTGTTCTAGTTCAGACATTTGATCATATTCTTCTATTTGAGTTACAAAATCAAATTTTGGTTTGTTATTATTCATTTGAGTTTTACCTTCTATGAATTCTTGATTGGTTACTGTGTAATTCAAAAACTCCCATAAATAATCGAAGGGCATGTGTGTTACAATAAATTGGCTTGGAGCAACCTTAAAATTGAGATTATTTAATTTTTTGAAGAACTTTTTATTCTGAACATAGCCAGCTCCCCAAGTTGGATCAAATAACCACCAAATAGTATCAATCCTTGTGGCACACCAAGCATGCGATAACACATTCACAGTACCATTTTGTTTAGTATATCCGTAAACTATATAGGACTTAATCCCTATTTTTTTTGCAATATCATTAAAAACTTCGGCATAATGAATACAGACCCCCTTCTTGGATAATACTGTGTTTTTTATTTTATCCAAAGAGACTTCCTGATAATTAATAGATGAAATATTTTCAATATCGTATCTGATATTAGATGCAGTCCAATAAAAAACAGCTCGAACTTTATCCTGTTCCGTTTTAAAATTTTCATTTATATATTGAGCAATTCCATCAGTCGAAGCGCTTAAATCTACTGGAATTTTATCCATTTTAGCATCTATAAAAGCATAAGGATTCTTGGTTTGACCAAAGCTGATACTGGTAAATATTAAAAATAAAAAAAAACTTTTCATATCATTTCATTTTTAGGCATAAAAAAACACAAATCCTTTAAATTACACCTTAAAAGATTTGTGTTTTTTATGCATATATATTTTTACAAATTGGCTTGAATACTAATCGCTAAAGCTTCAAACTCTTCTTTTGTCAAAGTTACTTTATGTCTGAAAGTCATTTCGCCCATTTCATTTAAAGGAATCAAGTGAACGTGTGCGTGAGGCACTTCAAGACCTATCACTGCCATACCAATTCTTTTACAAGGAACTGTTTTCTCCAAGGCAATTGCTACTTTCTTAGAAAATGACATTAAACCAAGATACAAAGCATCATCAATTTCAAAAAACTTATCTATTTCTTGCTTAGGTATACATAGTGTGTGTCCTTTAGCATTGGGATTTACATCTAAAAATGCTAAAAAATTTTCATCCTCAGCTACTTTATAACAAGGTATTTCCCCATTTACGATTTTTGTAAATATAGAGCTCATAATTAAATCTTTTAATTTAAAATTACTCTCTTGAAATTTCTAAAATTTCAAATTTTAAAATACCATTAGGCACTGTGATTTCAGCAACTTCACCTACTTTTTTACCTAATAATCCCTTTCCAATAGGAGAAGTAACTGATATTTTTCCAGTTTTTAAATCGGCTTCACTTTCGGCAACTAACGTGTATTTCATCTCCATTCCATTCGTTTGGTTTTTAATCTTAACAATAGACAAAACTAACACTTTAGATAAATCTAAATTAGACTCATCTATCAACCTCGCATTTGCATGTATATCTTCCAATTTTGCGATTCTCATTTCAAGCATTCCTTGGGCTTCTTTGGCAGCATCATATTCTGCATTTTCAGACAAGTCCCCTTTATCTCTTGCATCTGCTATATCTTGTGATGCTTTTGGACGCATCACACTCTTTAAATGATCTAATTCTTCTCTTAATTTTTTTAACCCTTCCGCTGTGTAATACGATATTGCGCTCATAATTTCATCATTTATATAAAATAGAAAAAATCCCATCAGGACGGGATTTCTTTCTACAAAGATAGTGTATTTTTATTTTTAGATTACAATAATATGTTAATCATAATAATTTCAAAGTTAAATAAATTAAATTTGTTTCACTAATACTTTACTTTTAATTTTAAATAATGAAAAAATACATTTTATTACTAATTATCGCTCCATTTTTCTTGGGATGTAGTAACAATGAAAACTCTAGTAAAAATCCATATGTACCCAACTACAGTTTTTCTGTAGATCTCAACATGAATTTACCACTTTATTCAAACCTTAAAAGCGCAGGTAATGCTATCTATTATGCAGATGCTGGCGTTAAAGGATTAATCGTTTTCTATACTGGAACCACATACAATGCTTTTGATGCTGCTTGTCCAAATCAAGATTTAAGCGATTGTTCAACTATGACAATTAAAGGAATCAATGCCATTTGCGCATGCGACAAGATCGAATATAATCTATTTACTGGTCAAGGAAGCGGCACCTACCCGATGAAACAATACCGAGTACAGGTGACAGGAGATGTAATTCGTATCTATAATTAAAAGCCTGGCAGAGCATTACTCACAACATCATTTTAAACCAAAAAAAATCCTGAAAGCTAACACTCTCAGGAT
The Flavobacterium sp. 5 DNA segment above includes these coding regions:
- a CDS encoding HesA/MoeB/ThiF family protein, giving the protein MSVIQDFLRYNRQMILPEIGDSGQDKLKKSKVLVIGAGGLGCPILQYIATAGVGTIGIIDFDKIEIHNLHRQILYTEDQVGLSKANTAKATVEKLNPLITVLAFEEKLTIDNASKIIADFDIVVDGSDNFTTRYLVNDTCVALDKILVYGSILGFEGQLAVFNHQGSKNLRDLFPEPPNPDDVPNCSFNGVLGTLPGMIGTMMAHETLKLIIGLPSLRNELILFKTTEWGFLKLAF
- the aat gene encoding leucyl/phenylalanyl-tRNA--protein transferase; this encodes MYYLSSDLFFPPVTHANRDGILAIGGDLSPERLQLAYNSGIFPWFNEGEPIIWWSPNPRMVLFLDGLIVSKSMRNILNRNIFKVTFNQNFRDVISNCQQVKRDGQTGTWITNEMIEAYCKLNELGIAKSVEVWQNGQLVGGLYGIDLGHVFCGESMFSLVSNASKVAFISLVNQLKIENYQLLDCQVYNEHLESLGCVEIERATFMEILKS
- a CDS encoding DUF3127 domain-containing protein, whose translation is MEVLGKIKVVNPEQQVSAAFKKRELVVTTDEQYPQHILIEFTQDKCDLLSNYNIGEAVKVSINLRGREWINPQGETRYFNSIQGWRIERVAADAPTQQAPPMPAAATFAPATNLNEEEADDLPF
- a CDS encoding flavin reductase family protein is translated as MISIDPKSIDIVKLQGYLQSSVGPRPIAFASTIGVNGIPNLSPFSFFNVFSANPPILIFSPARRVRDNTIKHTLINAEATGEVVINVVNYDMVQQTSLASTEYAEGVDEFLKSGLTPVPSVVVKPFRVKESPVQFECKVTQIIPLGSEGGAGNLILCEVVHIHIDDAVLNENGTIDQHKIDLVSRLGANWYSRSNQGLFEVPKPLTTLGVGVDVIPDFVKNSSVFDGNDLGMLGNIEALPTTEEVSIFVKQNFAVKAVLSSDDLEKQHLEAKKYLLDNDVVSAWKVLLAKKIKSK
- a CDS encoding PAS domain-containing sensor histidine kinase, translating into MNFSENSNPIRWIIIFISFLIITIILWNTYTFFQIFKNEERVKMKLWAIAEKTLINAKADTEVDLPLQIFNNNTTIPLILTENDSIINSVNIDEEIIKDKVKAHKYLDQLKSENEPITIIYAAGKSQELYYGDSSLIGKLKYYPIALCLIIVLCGILIYNFYLNHKIATQNKLWAGMAKETAHQIGTPLSSLIGWLEILKLDNIDESITTEIEKDIERLQTITDRFSKIGSEPKLELKDVVEETKQSYNYLISRFSNQIEFSFKGPTKPINILLNPILHSWTIENLVKNAIDAMKGRGKLSMVIEEDNRHIKINVTDTGNGIPKKEYQRIFETGFTTKKRGWGLGLSLTRRIVEEYHKGSVKVLHSEIGKGTTMQIVFLKS
- a CDS encoding GlsB/YeaQ/YmgE family stress response membrane protein → MGILYFLLIGAISGWLAGQLWKGSGFGLFGNIIIGIIGGFFGGWLTGKFGIGGGTLLWQIIISAVGAWILLFIISLLKK
- a CDS encoding transglutaminase domain-containing protein; its protein translation is MKSFFLFLIFTSISFGQTKNPYAFIDAKMDKIPVDLSASTDGIAQYINENFKTEQDKVRAVFYWTASNIRYDIENISSINYQEVSLDKIKNTVLSKKGVCIHYAEVFNDIAKKIGIKSYIVYGYTKQNGTVNVLSHAWCATRIDTIWWLFDPTWGAGYVQNKKFFKKLNNLNFKVAPSQFIVTHMPFDYLWEFLNYTVTNQEFIEGKTQMNNNKPKFDFVTQIEEYDQMSELEQARTALIRIQNNGVKNTLIQEMIQFKKSEVDALQNNSAMAKMQSISDDYNQAIAQFNDFIMYRNNKFKPLLSDEAIKEMIISPKQKILDCQNRIYKIGKFNDNNVENVKSLKKSIIDVLKQIDEQEKFVNDYLSKSKTARKGMFTKITWFGIPLR
- a CDS encoding HIT family protein: MSSIFTKIVNGEIPCYKVAEDENFLAFLDVNPNAKGHTLCIPKQEIDKFFEIDDALYLGLMSFSKKVAIALEKTVPCKRIGMAVIGLEVPHAHVHLIPLNEMGEMTFRHKVTLTKEEFEALAISIQANL
- the greA gene encoding transcription elongation factor GreA, whose translation is MSAISYYTAEGLKKLREELDHLKSVMRPKASQDIADARDKGDLSENAEYDAAKEAQGMLEMRIAKLEDIHANARLIDESNLDLSKVLVLSIVKIKNQTNGMEMKYTLVAESEADLKTGKISVTSPIGKGLLGKKVGEVAEITVPNGILKFEILEISRE